The Rattus norvegicus strain BN/NHsdMcwi chromosome 2, GRCr8, whole genome shotgun sequence nucleotide sequence gagaatcatttttctaattttcacttattaaatattttagcaAAATCTCAGTACCTAGAACCATTTAGTAAATAACTATACTTATATGTGACTTTTAGGGAGAGTTTTAGGAAGTAATTGGGTTTTTTAATCTTTCGACATGAGCTACAGTACTCTTGTTATTACCTAGTCTGTTGTCCTTTGCAGCATACACAATAACCCTGCTTATAATTcctaagaacaacaaaaaaaattatacaatatGCCCCAGGTCATCACATAGCCCAAAACTTAGTTCCTATTTCCATTATACCCATGctttctaaacagaactctaTGAGAGTTTGATGCCTACAGAAAACTATCTGGAACCTCCTTTTCAGTTATCCCACATATGGTATGTATCCTAAATGAGTGCACCAAGCAGTGTGTTACATACAAGGGATGCCTGTGGCTTTGTTTTTCAGGACCTTTTAAAGAATTAAGAGTGTTTGGAACTGGGGCTGGTATATACCTCACTAATAGAATACAAGCTTAGCATGTATAAAGCCCTAAAATCAATAACATCATCCCTGTCCACAGGCTCTTAGAATTTATTACAAACAACAAtcttagccaggtggtggtggcacataacTGTACTCCTGgcagaggccagtctgatctacagagcaagttctaagacagccagggatacacagaaaatccctatctcagaaaaaaacaataaaaacaaaaacaaaaaattccaggcgatcttttattttattgtcttcaCTTCATTTCTACCACCCCGGAAGCACCTTTAACATTGTTAACGGAGGGCGAAaaggtggctcagcagataaaacaCCTGCTGCAGTTCCCAATACTCACACCAATGGCTCACAGCCTCCAGCTCCAAGGGCTTCCAACGTCCCTAGCCTCTACCAGCACGTCCTCACACATCCGTGTCAACACGCACACATAGGTggaaataaaaattgtttttaaaaggttagctggcgggctggagagatggctcagcggttaagagcgccccactgctcttccagaggtcctgagttcaattcccagcaaccacatggtggctcacaaccatctacaatcaggtctggtgccctcttctggtgtatctgaagacagctacagtgtacttatatataatacatgaataaataaatctttaaaaaaaaaaaaaaaggttagctGGCACACTTATAAGtgtgcagttttatttataaGCACCACCTAGGAACCTTCAACTCTGCAAAAATTTAATTCTCTTTTAAGCCTCTTGATCcaataatgtgtatatgtatataactaATAtcactatttccttttttttttttttttctggattattgagacagggcttctctgtgtagccttggctatcctgaaacttgctgGACAGACCAGGGTGGATTTGAACTCATAGACACCTGCCTGCCATGTGCTGCCATTACCCAACTTTGGTATTCCTATATAATTAAATCATCAGCTTGTACAAAACAACATTCACTATTTAGTTTCTTCCACGTATAAATATTTCAGCTCTGACAAGTAATATACTGtaacttttcctctttctttatgtgtatgtgtgcacgttcATGTGTGTGGTACGGATACGTGCTGGTGCATGTGCAGGTGTATTTGGAGGTCATCCTGGTGCCTTTTTTATTACTCTCCATTTTATCTTTGTTTCGTTTTGTCCAATTCAAAGTTATTTTTAAGATAATGCCTTTTATGGAGCCCGGAGCTCACTGACTGGCTATACTAGTTGGCCAACAGCCCCAGTGTTCCCAcacccagtgctaagattataggtgcACACTGATAGGCCCAGTTCTTACCTGAGTGCTAGAGATCTAAACTCCAGACCTACTGTCTGCACAGCAATCAAACACCTGAACAAGTGGGCCCATCTCTCAGCCCCTAATTTTCCTTTGGTGATAATTAATTTCAAGGTTACTTTCCTATATAACTGGGACAATTTGGCTCTAATCTTTCCCTGAATAGCCTAGACAACTTCTGAATATATTTAATTCTCAGGAAATGTACTGTTTTCATCCCCTCAAGACCTCTTTCTTGGAGAATTCTAACTTTCCCAAACTAGACTGACTACTGTCCCCGAAACAGACAGCATCCTTACCTCCTCTCATCACTGTCCTAAAGCTTCCTTTGGCTTGTTCTCAGTTAAAGGCAGATCCTCAAGTCCCATGTCCTTCTCCTTCTCAGTCCTATTTCCTCTAGAACTCCCCTAAAGAATCTCCTTCTTGCTAAGCagtttttataacattttattaatttgtatgtgtgtgtgtgtgtgtgtgtgtgtgtgtgtgtgctcgagcACACGAGCGTGCGCACTATGGTATATATTAGGAACACAGGACAGTTTGTGGCGTCACCTccctccttctgtcatgtgggtccctggGACTGAAcgcaggtcttcaggcttggcggCAGGTGCCTTTATGTACTGggccactcccccaccccccagaagaGTCTTTTTGAGACTTCACAAGCCTGCAGACATCTTTATGTTTTTATAAACACAAAGCTGACAGCTTGCCTGGGGATATAATTTAAGTCTGGTATGCTTTTCCCTCAACAATTAGGGGGTGAATGTGCTGGTTAGCACCTGGTGTAGCTAATAGTGTTagtgttttgctttatttttgaacTTTCACAATTGTGTtgaaaattatgttttttaaaaggaaaatatttccttAGTCAGTGATTTAGGAAATCAATGTACAATGTACCTTTCTTTTTCACATTATTCTGACAGTGGGCCTTCTATATAAATTCATCTGTTACATCTTTAACTCTTCTATTTACACCTCATTAACGCCTCTTTATCCTGCCATATTTCTTCAATTCTACCTTGGAGTTCATCTACTATGAAACTTTGGTTCTGAGTTGCGGGTTTGAACCAGTATTTCTAGAAAAGTCCCTACTATCTAGCACCAGTGAAGTGTGGGTAAATAATAAATGAAGCCTCTTTAAGGACACATGCACAACATCTACCAAAACTCATCACTTTTTAACTCAACAATTCTACCCAAGAACTTGTCCTGCATATTTGTGTACACATATTAGGAGAGACAGACATGGGCATTACTTGTTAATATAAGGCCACTGGTTATGTAAGTCACATATACACCCATGAAATATGATGCAATTTGAAAAGCAAGACTGATCTAGCCATGCTTATTTGAAATGACCTCTTTTGCATGTGTAGTGTAGGTGTGTGCACAGATGTATAGGCCAGAGGTTGGCACAGGGTGCGTTCCTCAATCACTCTCTACCTTGTTATAAGAAACAAGGTctttcactgagcctggagctcactgaatggctaggctagctggcctaGTGAATCCCTGGaatcctcctggctctgccttACAAGGCTGAAATGACAAGAATGTGAGGCCACATCCAGCAttattatgtgggtgctgggtatccAAACTCAAGCCTTCATTCTTGCAGAGTCAAGTACcctaacccactgagccatctcttcatctgCATATTAAATTTCTTCTACACTATCTTTAAGTATGAAAAATGATGAGTtattatatatgaaaaataattattttatgatCAAAAGTTTCCAAATGCTGATAGTTTTAGAAATAGTAAAGATTAATTTCCTAAAAATCTATAATCAACTAATCACTTCCACCTCAGCTTTTCCTACTGGAAAtgtaagaaaataatcacaggttCTTGCTTATGTTCAGCGAGTCTCTTCTCTTCAGTAACGTTCAAGAAGGCCAGCTGTTAGGTATTCATAAATTTGGGGGGTGGTTGTTAAACTACTGACAACTGAAAACTGGCCACTGGCAGCAGGATCATTTTATTAAAGGAATCAGAAAATACAGGTAAAGAATTTCCTAGGGCTGGAAGTGCAGGCAGTTGCATAGGTGCTAGGAACCCAACCTGGGTCTTCTCTAAGAGCAGTGcaactcctaaccactgagcaatctttttaacccccaccccagcttccACTCCCCTCCAAATCAATATATCATTACTCTTAGCTATAAATATGTGAGTTTAGGGAAATAAACAGATTGCTAGACATACAGTGTATTCTACATCTCATTTTCTATATTAGAAATTTTACAAATTAATGTGACTTTAAGGTGTTGTTTAAACCATAAGTTTACCATTGTGACATATAAATTAATCAAAACTCATATACCTCTCTCCTTTATATTCTTCCAGGGGGATTTCTTGAAAAGCATCCAAAGGAAATAAATGATGATAAGATCTTGCCAAGTGAGGTGCAGACACCAAAGTAAGACCTAATGCATAAAGACAGAAATAGTAATAAGTCTAACCTCATAAAGACAAAGGCTACAAAGTCAAATGCTATACTTAGGAAAAATACCTTCAAGTGTTTTTCACCTCTATTTTTCTAGTGATGGGGATCAAATCTAGGGCCTCGCACACACTAGAAAAGCTGTCACTAGACTACATATCTAGCTCTCAAGAACTTTTAGGACCCTGAGTATTCTTTAGCTGTAGCGGTAAAAAGAGATTCCAGGATAGAATTCGATCGTCACTAAATACATGACCCAAAGAGCCAAAAAATTCCTCTTAAAACTATCATAgtgcttttaaagaaaacatttatcagAAAGAGAATCAGGAAACTTCTGTAATGCTACGTTTACTCTTAGAAAAGAattactgggggttggggatttagctcagtggtagagcgcttgcctagcaagtgcaaggccctgggttcggtccccagctccgaaaaaaagaaagaaaaaaaaaaaaaaagaaaagaattactgGGGCTTGAATGAAAAAAGTGATCTATTTTTCTTTgtacaaatatataattataacaaaatataagtataaaattataattatataataagcAAGACTCAACAGTTAATGTTTATTTCAGCATCTATATAATTATGAATTTATTTAATGCTAATTTACTTATAAGGAATAATAGGGTTCTTACCACATATTTTACATTCGACAGGAAGCTCACAGTACTTTGCTCGACACTGTGGGCAGAAATAgcctcccaatgtaagccctgGTTCAGTGCTATTATTATCCAAATGCCTGTGGGTgggaaaagttatttttaaaaggtgaaaagagctaaagaaaataTGTTATCCAATCCCAgctgtcaggaggcagaggcaggcagatttctgtgagttcaaggccaatctggtctaatagtgagttccagtccagccagggctacatagtgataccctgtctcaagagataaaataaacaaagttTTATTGGAAAACATGTATACGTCTTGTTGCTCACTAATGCTGTTTTTTCTGTCTTCACATTTAAAGTTTGTCTTACAGTCTTtgagttattttttctttcttgatgacTAATCTGCTAGTTCCATCCAgtatgtgatttcttttttcttttcttttctttttttaagatttatttcagttttaattctgtgtaggtgtgtgtctaTGACTGGTTATGTGTACATGAGTAAAGGTGTCCTTAAAGACCAGAGGTGTTAGATTCCCTGAACCTGGAGTagcaggcaattgtgagctgcccagggtaagtgctaggaaccaaactttggtcctgtggaggaacACTACgtgaccttaaccactgagctgtctcttcagtccCTCCAGTGCACTTCTCATCTCAGACACTATATTCTTCATTCTAGAAGCTTGACTGGAGttcttttatacattttcaaGTTCTCCTTCACTTAAGAGACTACACTGGCTATTTTAACACTGTGATCTACTAATTCTAGCAAGTGTTTTCTGGCTGTTTCCATTCTGTAATTTTTCTCTGTTCTTCTCATTCTCTcatattttctcttcttcccccatcTCCTACCCTCCTCCCTGCATCTCCCCTCTTGCCCCCGTCTCTGCCCAGTGTTTCTATCTAACCCAAGCCAGCCTTAAATTTGCCGTGATCCCCTTCCTGGTGCCCAAGGGCCGGCATGTGATGATGTACACCAGCAGCACAGTTGGTGGCCTAGTCACTTCTGCATCCTGTGAGACTGTATTTGTGTTGTTCAGGGTgctaaatttttttctccataaatATTTAGAGCTTTATTTTAGAATAAAGTACCTTAGCTACTTATTGATCTATTAAAAGCTTTTTAAGTGTCATTAGTCTGGCCTACATGGCTACTAACCTAATCTAGTCTCATTATGGGCTCCTCACATGTATTTGTGCATCTGAGAATTGCACCTCAGCCTGATGCAGAACAGGTTAGTACTTGCACTGCCCCAACCCTCCCTCCCTGTTCCTTCTGAGTCTTACTAAGTTACTCAAGTGCCAAGGGAAACGTTTTTCTGTTGTGAActttctattccatttttttttttttttccggagctggggaccaaacccagggccttgcggttgctaggcaagcactttaccactgagctaaatccccaaccctattttttaaatcataagaATAAACATCTACtataatactatatatattatatgtaaacaagtatacatatatgtattatatacatatgtattttatacatatacatctactcatatctacattttaaatgcaGATCTAAATATATATAGCTACTCATATctgcattttcatttcatttatttatggctTTTACAAATATATTCTATAGCCCAGAGTGATCTCAAACTGAAAACTATCATCTTACCTTAGTCCCCAGAATCCTAGACATTCAGATGTGAGCCAGCATGTCTCTCCCCACCTTTAATTAGGTGACTGGTAACATACTATTCATATGGACCTTACCATTTTATTTAGTTACATATCCCGATAtcacagcatacacacatacacacacacacacacacacacacacacacacacacacacacacacacgcaaagacggccattttttttaatggctaTGTAGATGGTATTAGTTTATAAAATCATTATAAATTAAGACCTTCTAACTTAGAGGaatgaattttaaatgttaaaatgttatCAGTGGGGGCTggagggctcagcggttaacaagactggctgttctttcagaggacctgagttcaattcccagcacctacatgtcagctcacaactatctgtaactcctgttccaggatatctgacaccctcacaatCAAATCaccaatgtgcataaaataaaagtaaaataaatttaaaaacaaattatcacTGACCACGGCTCTTTACTTACGCCATGCTGAAGGATGGTTTTGCATCCTGATCAGACAGAGAGGCAATGGTATGCTGAGGGAATCCttaataggttaaaaaaaaaattaaagcattaaTTTCTTTTATAGGCAAAAACCAAAATTTTATGATTCTGAATCTAAAAATATTCTTACCAGAAAGTCAACAAAGTTGTATAAAAGTTCTTTCCTGCCTTTGAGGTAGATATGTGCCTATCACAGTGTAATGAAACTCTAATTGCAAGATATTAGAACAggtagaggaaaaggaggaatgaATGATCTCTCTACACATATGACCTCACATTCCAAAATTTGTATCTATAGCTTTAATTTAATACCACATTTAAAGAGAAATAGTTCGTTTTATATAGTTCCTAATATAACCAAATATGCATTAAATGATACAGTTTCTCTTTAAGCACATATAAAGGAAAATCACAATTCTTGTAAATGCTAGGCATAGTGACTCACACCTTTAActgcagcacttggaaggcagaagcagggggatctcagtgagttcgagaccaggctggtctactacaaggtgagttccaggacagccaaagctacataataAGACCTCGTCTCAGAAGAAAAGTAGGTTATTtaagatgatcatttttatgaGCAATCATTTTCTACTCCTTGAAAGAAAACCACTGAGTAATTTGGGTGCTTTCCTGTGACCTTACGTCTTAGCAGTTTGCATGACATACGTGGATTATTAATAAAGATTCCGTAGCTTACTTAAGAAATTTCTTACCACAGTCtctttcattaaataaaatatctttttatcTTTCTAGCTTAACAAGAAGACCAGAAGTGTTGTCACACGACAAGCACGATGATTTAATTTCTCAACATGTTTCAACATCTATTTTATTGTTATAATGGAAAAGtaggaaaacaattcttaaacAGCGTGCACAGATGAAAGCTGTCTGGCGTGGCCAGAGGCGCACTGTGAGGCCGCACAGGACACGCACCCATGCGGATAAGGGAGCACTCGGAGCCGGAGCTGGCGGGAGGAGGGCTCACATGACGGGCTAACAGCTCCTTGTAATGGGTCTCATCTAGGATGACGTGGTATGTGCCTGGCAGACAAGGCAAAACACAGTCGATTAAAGACAAGCGCATCTGTTCAAAGTTTCCTTAggtgaaaataataatttcataacCACTTaaggtaaattaaaaataatttaaatctcTCAATGTCTCTACACATAATAGTAATTAAAATTAAAGCCAAGCTACCAATCTTTACAAAATACTACACAGTGAGATTACTAACTTTTTGTAAGTTATAACTCTAGAACACTGACCTCCTGAGAACTCCTTGCTTTTTAAATGGTTGCTTAGAAAACTCAATGATATGTTTAAGATTACAGCTATATTTTGGACTACAGGCATAAAATAGTCTAAGTTTAATGGTGTACAGCATCCTACTTAATTAAAAATTCTTTCTTACACAGTAATTATACTTATTGAAGATAGCAGATATATACCACCAGTTTCTCGAGCAAGTACAGTACAAACTCGAACCTCCGCAGACAACCCAATAACAGACACTCTAATTTTAGCTGTCTTCAGGGTCTTCGTAAGGTCCAAAAGCATGAAAGAttttaggacaaaaaaaaaacatattaatgaataactttgaaaattaatgttctgaaaacCAGTGATAGATTCAGTACAGAGTTCCCTTCAGAGGCTAATTCAGTTCTGACTCTACCTTGATGAGGTCATAAATATTAGAGGGGTCACAGGTCGTGAGGCTGCTGAAGATGATGAGCACTTCTCTGCTTGTGTGTCCGGGCATGTGTCTGCAAAGGTAAAGACACACTCCAAGAGCTCAGGTAACCACACCAGCTAAGAATTCACCCAAAGGGAGAGTAACACGGTTTATTCATTTAAGCTACAAAGTGAGCTAATAAATGTTTTAACAAAGTTATAGCCAACAACTCATGATGATTAAATTCTAAATTTCAATCTCTCTCaacagaacagacagacagagatttctttttttttttttttttttttggagctggggaccgaacccagggccttgtgcttgctaggcaagcgctctaccactgagctaaatccccaacccccagacagaGATTTCTAACCCAGGTTTGCCTCAAACTCATgagcctcctgccttagcctctgcAGTACTGGGATTACTAACATACAATATATGCCTTGCCATTCAATTCATtctcaatttaaaaattttttcttagttcttatgtactgaagtaaattttgttttatctttctaAACTCATTACAGATACACTTTAACagataaaatacaaattaaagatAACCAACACTGCTGGGAGGTGGTAgagtatgcttttaatcccagaatttgggagtcagaggcaagtggatctcaagttcaaggctagtctggtctacagagtgagctataggacagccaaggctacacagagaaaaccctgtcttgaaaaaccaaaccaaacaaacaaaaagccaccaAAATAAGCATTATAAATGACATTCTAAATTTTTTCCTATTTAACTCTTTTGTTATAACAAGCTTCATAGAGACCCATGTTGACATAGTTtcaacacaattaaaaaaatctgggctggagagatggctcagcggttaagagcacccgactgctcttccagaggtcatgagttcaattcccagcaaccacatggtggctcacaaccatctgtaaaagagatccgatgccctcttctagtgtatctgaagacagctacagtgtacttatatataataaataaataaatctttaaaaaaaaatctgaaaaatttataaataataatataaactgGTTATGGTTGTgagtgcctgtaatctcagcatctgggaggtagagacagaaggatcaggagttcacaCACAGCTTGGTTACACAGCAAGCTGGAGGGCATCCTGGCCAGCATGGGAAAATACTGacttgaaggaaggaagaaggggaaaaaggaggaatgggaagggaaaaggagggagggagggagggaaggagggaaggagggagggaggggggagagaagaggggaatagggtcctggagagatggctcagcactaaGAGTCATCTTGcgaaggccctgagttcaattctcagcacccattgCTGGGCAGGTCATAACTGCCTGTATAGCTGTAAAGGATCTGAGACTCTCTGGCCTGATGTATTCATGTACActtacacatagacacacagagagagacataattaaaaataaaaataagtaattacattttaaaatacttactTTAGGGTTTGCATAGCCATGCTTAAGGAATTATAGAGTGATGGTTCTCCATGGCAGGTCATATCTACAGCTTTCTTCAAAGATGTTATGTGTTTCCTTGGGTTTcctaaagtaaaatgaaataacttttaataaaacattatatataaatatggaaAAGCATATTGTTTCCAAACTGTAGAAAGCTAtgattttaaagaacagaatgcCTTCAATTTCTATTTTCATCAATTTGCATGTTTGGTAGaaaatttcatttccttttgctttgttcATTGG carries:
- the Gtf2h2 gene encoding general transcription factor IIH subunit 2, coding for MDEEPERTKRWEGGYERTWEILKEDESGSLKATIEDILFKAKRKRVFEHHGQVRLGMMRHLYVVVDGSRTMEDQDLKPNRLTCTLKLLEYFVEEYFDQNPISQIGIIVTKSKRAEKLTELSGNPRKHITSLKKAVDMTCHGEPSLYNSLSMAMQTLKHMPGHTSREVLIIFSSLTTCDPSNIYDLIKTLKTAKIRVSVIGLSAEVRVCTVLARETGGTYHVILDETHYKELLARHVSPPPASSGSECSLIRMGFPQHTIASLSDQDAKPSFSMAHLDNNSTEPGLTLGGYFCPQCRAKYCELPVECKICGLTLVSAPHLARSYHHLFPLDAFQEIPLEEYKGERFCYGCQGELKDQHVYVCTVCRNVFCVDCDVFVHDSLHCCPGCVHKIPTQSGV
- the Gtf2h2 gene encoding general transcription factor IIH subunit 2 isoform X2, whose product is MTCHGEPSLYNSLSMAMQTLKHMPGHTSREVLIIFSSLTTCDPSNIYDLIKTLKTAKIRVSVIGLSAEVRVCTVLARETGGTYHVILDETHYKELLARHVSPPPASSGSECSLIRMGFPQHTIASLSDQDAKPSFSMAHLDNNSTEPGLTLGGYFCPQCRAKYCELPVECKICGLTLVSAPHLARSYHHLFPLDAFQEIPLEEYKGERFCYGCQGELKDQHVYVCTVCRNVFCVDCDVFVHDSLHCCPGCVHKIPTQSGV